Proteins from one Deltaproteobacteria bacterium genomic window:
- a CDS encoding response regulator, producing the protein MNDSETNEHLDSIDQAFDTSTLFSSVLLVEDDVAHSKLIERALRNIVGEVRHVSSARAAMEVIGTSLTELVLSDLLLPDASGIELLKQIRQVRPNLPVIVMTGSNKIDDAVAAMREGAWDYMVKQFSEDFRERIRMVVERVAERKLQQMREFKVRAERDAFSAAVRTAKDGVAILDVSGSVVFANDSFYAFCRQLSMDFGQDNPVNVLRMIEPHDASVCEELGTHLDGQSSQGESLWHSELKVGLRGNEKEASMYYELSLTSFRMSSSNSVSPSLSLSLGNYDMRKQILWVKDITAKKEQEKFQRDLLSMTTHDLKGPMGAILTSAELLPGYLSASDTRALGLITHISSCARNCINMLDELLSVRRIQDGVMMIVPKHFEAVEIVEELVMDYSSMAEAKSIELTFEASEPQIDIFVDRIGLLRVLGNLIHNAIKFTPRGGKVKIFVQRKGNSVSISVSDTGQGIEPEARAKLFGKFTRLDKHQNVEGTGLGLFVAKSIVDAHEGRIEVKSEIGVGTTFIASFPDEVKKDVEGIENAVR; encoded by the coding sequence ATGAACGATTCTGAGACAAACGAGCATTTAGATAGCATAGATCAGGCGTTTGACACGTCCACGCTTTTTTCTAGCGTGTTGCTAGTAGAAGATGACGTTGCGCATTCAAAGCTCATTGAAAGGGCTCTTAGGAACATAGTAGGCGAGGTAAGGCACGTCTCGAGTGCGAGGGCTGCAATGGAGGTTATCGGAACTAGTCTGACTGAGTTAGTTCTTAGCGACTTATTGCTTCCGGATGCCTCTGGCATTGAATTGCTAAAACAGATTCGCCAAGTACGGCCGAATCTTCCCGTAATTGTGATGACTGGCTCGAATAAAATTGACGATGCGGTAGCCGCCATGCGCGAGGGCGCTTGGGATTACATGGTAAAGCAGTTTTCCGAGGATTTTCGCGAACGCATTCGCATGGTGGTTGAGCGGGTAGCAGAACGAAAACTGCAACAGATGAGGGAGTTTAAAGTTCGCGCAGAGCGAGATGCTTTTAGCGCGGCAGTGCGCACGGCAAAGGACGGCGTAGCTATTCTAGATGTGTCGGGAAGTGTGGTTTTTGCCAATGATTCTTTTTATGCGTTTTGCCGGCAGCTAAGCATGGACTTTGGACAAGATAATCCTGTCAATGTGCTACGGATGATCGAGCCTCATGATGCATCTGTTTGCGAGGAGCTAGGAACCCATCTGGATGGACAGAGTTCGCAGGGCGAATCTCTATGGCATTCGGAGTTAAAAGTAGGGCTTCGGGGCAATGAAAAGGAAGCGTCGATGTATTACGAGCTTTCGCTTACGTCGTTTCGAATGAGCAGTTCTAATTCCGTAAGCCCTTCCCTTTCGCTTTCGCTGGGCAATTACGATATGCGAAAACAAATTCTTTGGGTAAAGGATATCACAGCCAAGAAAGAGCAGGAGAAATTTCAGCGCGATCTGCTTTCCATGACTACTCACGATTTAAAGGGTCCCATGGGCGCGATATTGACGTCTGCTGAACTTCTGCCAGGATATTTGTCGGCAAGCGATACTCGTGCTCTGGGATTGATTACTCATATAAGTTCCTGTGCTCGCAATTGTATAAATATGCTAGATGAGTTGCTAAGTGTTAGGCGAATTCAGGATGGCGTCATGATGATAGTGCCAAAGCACTTCGAGGCAGTTGAAATTGTCGAGGAACTAGTGATGGACTACTCCTCTATGGCCGAAGCTAAATCTATTGAGCTAACATTTGAGGCTAGCGAACCACAAATCGATATATTCGTAGATCGCATCGGCCTGCTACGAGTACTGGGGAACTTGATTCACAATGCAATTAAATTCACGCCGAGAGGTGGCAAAGTAAAGATATTTGTGCAGAGAAAGGGCAACTCGGTAAGCATCTCGGTTTCGGATACAGGACAGGGGATAGAACCGGAGGCACGAGCTAAACTGTTTGGGAAGTTCACGCGCTTAGACAAGCACCAAAATGTGGAAGGAACGGGATTAGGTTTGTTCGTAGCTAAGAGCATAGTTGACGCCCATGAAGGACGAATCGAGGTAAAGAGCGAAATAGGCGTTGGCACGACCTTCATAGCGTCATTTCCCGACGAGGTTAAGAAAGACGTTGAAGGGATCGAGAACGCGGTGCGTTGA
- the dcd gene encoding dCTP deaminase: MVKPDFWIRKWGEQGGVIPFRPEHVNPASYDITLGGHWICPTRAPEEFQTEELTLFPGEVALATTMEVVKLPRDVVGDLKLKSSLGRLWLNHSLSGWIDCNFHGQVTLELQNLGPYPRKLTAGMRIAQIVFYQMEEPPEVAYGESGTGHYQGQRGATRAWSQEFFPQVLNSEREKK; this comes from the coding sequence ATGGTTAAACCTGATTTCTGGATTCGCAAGTGGGGTGAACAGGGTGGCGTAATTCCCTTTCGCCCTGAACATGTTAACCCTGCTAGTTACGACATTACTTTAGGTGGCCATTGGATTTGCCCAACTAGGGCACCGGAGGAATTCCAGACGGAGGAACTAACATTATTTCCGGGCGAAGTGGCTTTAGCCACGACTATGGAGGTTGTTAAATTGCCAAGAGATGTGGTTGGCGACTTGAAACTAAAAAGTTCGCTCGGGAGACTATGGTTAAATCATAGTTTAAGTGGATGGATCGACTGCAATTTCCACGGACAAGTTACGCTTGAACTTCAGAACCTTGGGCCGTATCCGCGAAAGCTAACCGCTGGAATGCGCATCGCGCAAATTGTCTTTTACCAAATGGAAGAGCCGCCCGAGGTAGCATACGGCGAATCGGGCACTGGGCATTACCAAGGACAACGCGGAGCGACGCGCGCCTGGAGTCAGGAGTTTTTCCCTCAAGTGCTTAACAGCGAAAGAGAAAAGAAGTAA
- a CDS encoding glutaredoxin, protein MDQSVTAPSSSRRYWTTADIKQAIESSRVVVFCKGDREHPRCGYSEKAFELVESSGNPFQLIDVCEDSSIAAALGEYAGGNQKLPLIFLDGELVGTLETFAEQNTRGELLAKLQNGFLV, encoded by the coding sequence ATGGACCAATCGGTAACAGCCCCTAGTTCGAGTCGTCGGTATTGGACGACTGCCGACATAAAACAAGCGATTGAAAGCTCTAGGGTAGTGGTTTTTTGTAAAGGAGACCGAGAACATCCGCGATGTGGATATTCTGAAAAAGCTTTTGAACTCGTCGAGAGTTCTGGCAATCCCTTCCAGCTTATAGATGTGTGTGAGGATAGTTCTATTGCGGCTGCCTTGGGAGAGTACGCAGGGGGAAATCAAAAGCTTCCTTTAATCTTCCTCGATGGCGAGCTAGTTGGGACATTGGAAACTTTTGCCGAGCAAAATACCAGGGGCGAGCTATTAGCTAAGTTACAAAATGGCTTTTTAGTCTAA
- the surE gene encoding 5'/3'-nucleotidase SurE, with protein MQNLSILITNDDGPASPFLLPLIGSIIEQPWCRELHVVIPDREQSWIAKATSRFSTLIARPHCFKTLTSKWSCDGHLVNGTPADCCSLGINNLYSRRPNLVISGINMGTNAGTAFLLSSGTVGAAIEANLYKVKSIAFSAHLPPHIFQAWRERREDVLSELHEEWKDIASLCTQITSKLLATDAWDYAMLYSANIPWETNADTKCKFTSVTPTFFQRLFVETAPLEFEHSVRGLQSEDDGNPLGDVEVLSANAISITPIKFDLTASLPEFFVKKFAQRPKEVL; from the coding sequence ATGCAAAACTTATCTATTCTTATTACAAACGACGACGGCCCTGCGTCACCGTTTCTACTGCCTCTAATCGGCAGCATTATTGAGCAGCCCTGGTGTAGGGAACTGCATGTAGTAATTCCAGACAGAGAACAGAGCTGGATTGCAAAAGCAACGAGCCGATTTAGCACGTTGATTGCGAGACCTCATTGTTTCAAAACTCTTACGAGCAAGTGGTCATGCGATGGACACCTCGTAAATGGAACGCCGGCAGATTGCTGCAGTTTGGGAATTAACAATCTCTACAGCAGGCGACCAAATTTAGTGATATCGGGAATCAATATGGGCACAAACGCGGGAACGGCTTTCTTGCTGAGTTCCGGCACAGTTGGCGCAGCTATAGAGGCAAATCTTTACAAGGTAAAATCGATTGCCTTTTCTGCTCACCTGCCTCCTCACATATTTCAAGCCTGGAGAGAAAGGCGAGAAGACGTACTAAGTGAGCTTCACGAAGAATGGAAAGATATAGCGTCTCTCTGCACGCAGATAACCTCAAAATTACTCGCAACCGACGCTTGGGACTATGCGATGCTTTATTCAGCAAACATACCGTGGGAAACAAATGCTGATACAAAATGCAAATTTACTAGCGTAACTCCAACTTTCTTCCAAAGACTTTTTGTAGAAACCGCCCCATTGGAATTTGAGCACTCTGTCCGAGGATTGCAGAGCGAAGATGATGGCAACCCTTTGGGCGACGTAGAAGTACTCAGTGCAAATGCTATATCAATAACGCCAATTAAATTTGACTTAACGGCCTCCCTACCCGAATTTTTTGTTAAAAAATTTGCTCAACGACCAAAGGAAGTGTTGTGA
- a CDS encoding cytochrome c, protein MSRFYCNPRAIVYSVIIAGASLSAPLAAMADDIARGKEIYNGLGACASCHGVEGKGDGAAAAAMNPKPSDFTAGVYKFDTDGDGKTGSETDIFDVISNGAMKYSGSPMMSARADIPEADRKSLAKFIISLKK, encoded by the coding sequence ATGAGTCGTTTTTACTGCAATCCTAGAGCAATTGTGTATTCGGTAATTATTGCTGGCGCTAGCTTAAGTGCGCCTCTAGCGGCAATGGCGGATGACATTGCTCGAGGAAAGGAAATCTATAACGGCCTTGGAGCATGTGCTAGTTGTCACGGCGTAGAAGGCAAGGGCGATGGTGCCGCGGCTGCCGCAATGAATCCAAAACCTAGCGATTTTACCGCCGGAGTTTACAAATTCGATACAGACGGAGACGGAAAAACCGGAAGCGAAACGGATATTTTTGACGTAATATCAAACGGCGCTATGAAATACTCTGGTAGCCCAATGATGTCGGCAAGAGCAGATATCCCAGAAGCAGACCGCAAATCCTTGGCAAAATTCATCATATCACTAAAAAAGTAA
- a CDS encoding Rrf2 family transcriptional regulator yields MAVKLSREEQYGIMALVDLAYNLNGGPAQVRQIAKRQRIPQRFLEQIFAKLRQANVVVGKRGPRGGYSLAKDPKEVKLEEVMKALRPRLQEDTRTDAPALAELIDTVWSEIEGSFHSTLRGVSLASLCDRAKELGIDDSNIDVEADEKGSTSSAANTREQSALN; encoded by the coding sequence ATGGCTGTTAAGCTTTCAAGAGAAGAACAATATGGAATCATGGCCCTCGTTGATTTGGCGTACAATCTCAACGGTGGACCGGCACAGGTGAGGCAAATTGCAAAGCGGCAGCGGATTCCGCAACGCTTTCTTGAGCAAATATTTGCAAAACTAAGGCAAGCCAATGTCGTCGTTGGTAAGCGTGGACCTCGCGGAGGCTATTCGCTAGCTAAAGATCCTAAAGAGGTCAAGCTAGAAGAAGTAATGAAGGCTCTTCGCCCGCGTTTACAGGAGGACACGAGGACAGATGCCCCAGCTTTAGCGGAGCTAATTGATACGGTTTGGTCAGAGATTGAGGGATCGTTTCACTCAACTCTTCGCGGCGTATCACTTGCAAGCCTTTGCGACAGGGCAAAAGAGCTAGGCATCGATGATAGCAATATCGATGTCGAAGCGGATGAAAAGGGCAGTACTTCATCTGCAGCGAACACAAGAGAACAGTCCGCTCTTAACTAA